The Pseudomonas sp. FP2309 genomic sequence CTGGACATGCTCGCCGCTGTTGCCAGGAAGGACTATGAAGACCGTATCAGGCGTCAACGCCAGGGCATCGAGAAGGCCAAGAAGGAGAAGCGCTATCAGGGCAAGTCCATCGACCAGGACAAGCACAAGCGCATACTCGCGTGTCTTGCCAAGGGCATGAGCATCCGCGAAACAGCCGAGACCACCGGCACCAGCACGTCCACGGTCATCCGGGCAAAGAAGCTCCAGGCGCAAGCATCCTGACGCCAGAATTTGTAGGTCATCACTAACCCTGGCGGTACCTAGGTATCCAGGGCGGAATTCCGGTCTTAACCGCTCCCCTGTTGGGCTTCAGCAATAAAAGCGGCAATTAGGGCCCTTCCTTGTCTAACCATACCGGCTTCCTGTCCGGCGACATCTCAACAATGGATCCCTACGCACAATTCACCCTGCCCGGACAACTGAGGCGGGGCGTCTGTGTTTGCCATCCCGCTTCCAAGGAACATTTATCCATGTACCGCAATATCCCCTCCACCCTTGTCCGCTTCAATCTGCATATACGCCGTGACCACGTCCAACGTCTGGCGCAACTGGCCCAGTGTCTGGTGAAGAAGAAAGGACGCGACGTCCGCTTAGCCGAAGCCATCGAGCTCGCCCTGGTAGCAGGTCTTCACTGGAAGGACGCGGACCTCCTGGATTTGGCCGTCCCCGACAACGCCGCACCGTACTGGCTCCAGGTAGGCCCCGTTAGGCGTCCAGGTAACGTCATCGTCCCCCGCGCCATCGAGCTGTAAGGGGGCCGCATGGGAAACTTATCCACGACGACAGCCACCACCTCCACCACAGCAAAAGTCACCATTGCGCAACTCTGCCGCTCCAAAGACTTCCAAGTACGGGCGAAGCTCTGCTTCCACACGGTTCAACGATACGCAACAGCTATCAAGGCGGGGCAGGAACTACCACCACTCCAAGTTGCTTTGGTTGACGGCGTCCCGTGTCTTGTTGACGGCTATCACCGAGCCGAAGCCCTGGATTACCTGGGTTACGTGGAAGCGGAGGCAGTCATCACCGAAACAACCAGGCACGAAGCTCAATGGATGGCAGCCACTGCCAACCTAACCCACGGACTCCCCCTCAAGACGCGTGAGCTGCGGGAGGTTTTCAGGGTCTACATTCGCACTGGCCGTCACAAGATGGGCCGAGGGCGGCTGAAGTCCTACCGGGAAATTGCTCAGGATTTAGGCCGACCACATACTACCATCCGGGGCTGGATGGAGAAGGACTTCAAGAAACTGTTCAACCAATACGGGGACGCCAATCGAAGGGCCAAGGGGGACGAGGACATTATCCGTGCACTACCTCCCCCAAGAAACGCATGGGTCGCGATTGACCACCTCGACGCCGTCCGCAACGCCTTTCAGGAAACTGCCTGCGCCGAGTCACGCGAGGCCATACGGGTCTACCTCAAAGCTCTCAGTGACGATCTACTGGCTGACTGGAAAAACAGGATGGCCGACTTCTAGCGCGGTCCCCTCCAGCCCAAGCCAAACGGGCTTCTCAGCATCAACTGTTCAATTTGTACACCTCCTATCGACAGGAAAGGGTCGCAGCCCCGCAGCGGCGCGGCCTCCAGCGAATTAACCTCGAATACAAAGGACATCAATCCATGACCACGTACATTGCTTACGTCGACGGCGCCTGCCCGAACAACGGTAAACCCAACGCCAAAGCGGGCTGGGGCGCCTACATCACTAACCCCCAAGGGGATACGTTGGAAGTTGCTGGGCCGGTACCTTCAGACCAACGTCAAACCAATAGTCGTGCGGAGCTTCTGGCGCCGCTAATGGCGCTCCGACGTTGTAAGCCTGGGGCATCTATCACCATCGTCTCTGACGCCCAATACGTCGTCAAAGGCGCTATGGAATGGCTGGAGGGCTGGAAGGCTAGGGGCTGGCGAAAGTCGGACAAGACGCCGGTCGAACATCGGGACCTATGGGAGTTGCTAGACCAAGAAATGCTGAAGCGCGAGATTCGCTTCCATTGGGTCAAAGGTCACAACGGCGATCCAGGTAACGAGCGCGCCGACATGCTGGCCTGTCGTGGGGCCAACGGCGAGTACGTTCATGAACTGACCATGGCTGGCGAGACAGCGTAATCACTGGCGGGGAGGTTGGGGCTTGTATCTCTACCCCCCTGTCGCTTTCAACAGAGGTCAGTGGAGGGCGGTCCCAGCGCCTCCGACATAACGTTCCATGCAGGCCTGCATGACGTTGCACTTCTCGACTACGACAAGTTCCAAGCGGGCAACCACCTCGGGGCTTCCTTGCTCCCTGGCGCAGTAGTACTCCCTCAAGGCGTCTCCGTATTCAACGCACAGACGCGCCATCGTTTTCAGGTATGCGTCATCCCAACCAGTGTCGTCGACGTTTTCCATAACTATCTCCACTGCGTCCCTTTTTGCCAGTGTAGACAACAGTTCAAGCCACGCAAACAACGCCCAGGCCGACGCCAAGATGGAACAGGCTGAAGACCTGGACAACCAAGCCGTGGCCCTCCGTGACGAAGCAAAGGCGGCAACGCAAGCGGCAACCAACATTCGCGCCCTAGTCGGTGACGTCCAATGAGCCGCCGCATCGAGCAAATCCTGGAGCTGTTCCAGGAGCAACTGGAAGTGGAAGGCTATGACGCTGACGACATCGAGCGTGTACGTGCCAGCATGGCCGACGCGAAGCCTGAAGGCTCCCTGGAGTGCCTGATTCACATGCAGCACTTTATGCGCCGGTTGCACATCACCCGGCCGGTGCTGGAGGAGACGGCATGAACCAGGTGCAAAACTTCGCCTTTGGCCAGATGGACGTCCGCGTCATCGAGCAGAACGGCCAGCCGTGGTTTCTAGCTTCGGACGTATGCCACGCTTTGACACTCACGAATGCCAGCGTGGCCTGTAAGGGCCTGGCCCCTGATGAATACTCTAAGTTCAACTTAGGGCAACGGGGTTTAACCTCCGCACTGGTAGTCAGCGAGTCCGGCCTCTACAAGCTAATCATGCGGTCGGACAAGCCTGAAGCCCGAGCCTTCCAGGATTGGGTTACGCGGGTAGTCCTCCCGGCAATCCGCAAGGACGGCGCCTATGTCCTGGGCGAAGAAAAGGTAGTGACCGGCGAGCTGTCCGAAGACGAACTGGTCATGAGGGCAATGAACATCATGTCCAGGAAGGTCGACCGACTGACCCAGGAACGTGACCAGCTCGCCAGCATGTCGGCCGTCCAGGCTGCACACATCGAGCGAATCGCCCCGGCCGCTGAAGTGGGCCAGGCGTTGGCCAGGCGTAAGGCCCTGGGCATTGTGGACTTCTGCCGCAAGCTGCCTGGCGTCTCTATCAACGCCGTACAGACCCGCCTGTATGACATGCAGTACTTGCACAAGAAGCCAGGCCACTGGACCCCTTACGCCAAGTTCAAGGGCGTCCTGTTTGACGAAACCTTCACCGCTGACGGCTATTCGAAAGTGGTCGTCCTGGAAGCTGGTAGGCATGTACCACATGCGTTACTTGAGCAACCCCGCCTCCAGGGCCAGGCGCGGGAACTTGTTTAGCTCCTCCGCCATGCGGGTCAAAGGCATACTGCCGTAAGACCGCCCTACCGTCCCACCACTGTGGCCGGTGATGGCCTCATGAACGTCGTCTGGAATTCCCGCCCCTCGACACATGGTTTTGAACGCATGGCGAAAGCCGTGCATCGGAGCAGCTGGACTATCAAGACCAACGACCTTAACCAAGTAAGGCCCCCAGTGTCGGCCAAACGACTGACCGAACTTCCCGCCTGCATCCTGCGCCAACCTGGGGAACAACTGCCCCGCCGAAGGCAAAGAATCCACGTAGGCACCAAAACCCAGCTCCAACAAATCCCGATGGAGCGGAACATCCCGTCGGCTGCTGACGCTTTTAACCCGTCGGCCATCGTCATCGTCGGACTCATCATTAAGGATACTCAGGTAGTAAATCCCCCCAGTAGCCTGACGCACATCACGGACGTAAAGTTGAGCCAATTCGTTCTGACGGGCCCCCGTGTAGGCAGCCAACAGCGGCATCCAGTAAAGCGCCCGACCAAGGTCCGTAAGCTGAGGTTTCCAGTCCGCAACGAATACTGGACTGGACAAGATAGTTTTTATTTCATCCCGCGTGTAGTCCTTGCGACGGCGACTGCCACCCGCTTTATTAATGTCCCGCGATACACGCTTGGAAACGCCGGAGTCAACAATTGGGTTAACCTGAATCCACCCCATGTCCTTGGCGAACGCCAGGATGGACGACATGACTCGAAGGCGCTTCTGTGTGGTGGCAGGGCTAATCCGTGGCAGGTCCTGAGCATCCGCTAAAGCGATTTGCTGAACCGCGTCAATTCCACGAATACCTACCCCTTTACTAACTGGAGTTCGGGCGAGCTTCAGCCTGTACTCCTGGGCAAGTTCATTTGTGAAACTGGAAACGGGAATATCACCGAACAATTCGACGAAGTGCTGAACGATCCCCCTGTAGTCGTTAAGAGTGGTGGCCGTAGCAGCGCCTTTACTGGCAAGACGGTCTGTCTTGTAGGCCTCCCAAACGGCAAGGAGGGTGCGCCCCTCCACTTTGGTAGCCGACGCGCGCTCGAAAGAAAGCGGTGCAACTGGCGCTATCATGGGAGCAGCGACATAACGGCCACTGGAGTTTGAGCGGGCCAGGCAAAGTGTGGAAAGGTCACAAAGGTGGGACCAGAAAGCTTCGGCCAACTGTGCGTGCAGGGCCGTCCCAACAACAGTAGGAGGAAGTTTGTTTACCTCCAACATCGAATTGATAAAAGGAAGGGTTAGCCTGCTGACGTCGGCGGCGGAATCCACACTGACTACGGACTGGAACGTACTGAAGTACCCACCAATGGGCTCACCGCTCTGGGCGCTAAGTGCATCATCAGTCTCCTCGACAAGCCAGCGCCAGTACTCCCCAGTGGCTTCCAACTGCGACAGCTCCTCCCGAAACCAACGGGCGGCTAACTGCTGAACGTCTGAAGCATCCAAGCGCACGCCACCGTCATATATCCCCTGCGCAAGCGCGAATACCTGGGCACACTCTTCACTGACAGCACGGGCTCTACGTAGAGCAACGTCGGGGTCACGGGTGCTCAAGCTTCGCTTCCAGTCCACCTTGCCCACAACCGCAATAAGGTGCTTGGGAACCTTGCGTCGAAACTGATAAACCCCACGGGAATCCAGGGTAGGTCGGGTCATAGCTAAAACCATGCGGTGTACTCGTCCGGTGTACGCGTTTCGGGCGAGCTTTGTGGGAGCCAGACAGCAAAAAGCCCCGGAGCTGTTAACTACCGGGGCCTTGCGAATTTGGCGGTGAAGGAGAGATTCGAACTCTCGATACAATTTCTTGTATACACACTTTCCAGGCGTGCTCCTTAAGCCACTCGGACACTTCACCGTATCTCGTCAAACCAGTTCAGTCTGTCGAGGCGCGCTAATGTAGTCGAAAGCCTTTCTGATGGCAAAGGTTTTTTTCAGAATTTTCATGCGCTTAGACCGTTATGCCGGAATCGGCCCGGTGCAGGTGGTGATTGTGCCAATCTCAGGCAGGGCCGAGGGGGTCCAGGTTGGGTGCTGTGCCCTGCCGCAGGCGCTTTTCGGGCAGGGACGCGGCGAAAGGCTGACTGGGCAGTCAGTCACGGCGCTTTACCGGGGCGGGCGTGGTGGGTAACGTCTGCTGCATTCTCTATAACAAGTCCTACAAGGAACCGCGTCATGAGTGAGTTGATTGCCTACCACCTCGAAGACGGTATCGCGACCCTGACGTTGAGCAATGGCAAGGTGAATGCCATTTCTCCGGCCGTGGTGAGTGAGTTTAATGCGGCGCTGGACCAGGCCGAGAAGGACCGGGCGGTGGTGGTGATCACCGGCACGCCGGGGATTCTGTCGGGTGGTTATGATTTGAAGGTGATGACGGCCGGGCCTAAAGAAGCCATCAGCCTGGTGACATCAGGCTCGACGCTGGCGCGGCGTCTGTTGTCGCACCCGTTCCCGGTGATCGTGGCGTGCCCTGGGCATGCGGTGGCCAAGGGCGCGTTCCTGCTGTTGTCGGCCGATTATCGGATTGGCGTGGAAGGCCCGTTCAGCATCGGTCTGAATGAAGTGGCCATCGGCATGACCATGCACCACGCAGGCATCGAGTTGGCGCGGGATCGTTTGCGTAAATCGGCGTTTCACCGCTCGGTGATCAATGCCGAGATGTTTGACCCGCAGGGCGCGTTGCAGGCCGGTTTCCTCGACAAAGTGGTGGCACCCGAGGAGTTGCACGCCGCGGCCCTGGAAGCGGCGCGCCAGTTGAAGAAGATCAATATGAACGCCCACAAGCACACCAAGTTGAAAGTGCGTAAAGCGCTGCTGGAAGCTCTGGATGAGGCGATCATCCAGGATCAGGGCCATATACTGAGCTAACACTGACACCTTCTCTACCAAAGCCCGACGCCATGTCGGGCTTTTTCTTACCTGTAAATCCGAAATGTCCTTAGCCGCTCTAGCCTGCCCGTATCGGCATATGTTGAAACATGCCCTTAAACATCGTCTATCTCCTACCTCTACCGGGGTAATTGCCGAAGACAGTGCACAACCGTACACTGCGCGACCTTTTGTCTCGATAGGCCGTGTCGATGCTCTTTTTGCTGCGTATGTTGTTGATGGGCCTGCACTTTATGGTCGCCGGTGTGCTGGGCATCGTTATTGGGGTGTGCCGCCCCTTCAACCCGGACAACAGTCGTCTGTGTGCCCGCCTGTATGCGCGGCCCGCGATGTGGATCTTGCGGCTGAACGTTAAGGCCGACGTCGACTCACTGCGCAACAAGCCCGGCACCTGCGTGGTGATCGCCAACCACCAGTCCAACTACGACCTGTTCGTCTGCGGCAACGTGGTGCCCCACCGCACTGTGTGTATCGCCAAGAAGAGCCTTAAATGGGTGCCGCTGTTCGGTCAGTTGTTCTGGCTGGCGGGCAATGTGCTGATCGACCGCGGCAATGCCCACAAGGCGCGCCGTGCGATGCTGACCACCACCCACACCTTGCAACACGAGGACACCTCGATCTGGGTGTTCCCGGAAGGCACGCGTAACCTCGGCAAAGGCCTGCTGCCGTTCAAGAAGGGCGCGTTTCATATGGCGATCGCTGCCGGTGTGCCCATCGTGCAGGTGTGTGTCAGCAACTACGTTACCCACATGAAGCTCAATCGCTGGAACAGCGGTGATGTACTCATACGCTCATTGCCGCCGATTCCTACAGCAGGGTTGAGCGCCGATGATGTCCCCGCGCTGATGCAGGCCTGCCAGGCGCAGATGGATGCCTGTATCGCCGCAATGGACCTTGAACTGCAAAGTGACGTAACAATAGAACTCCCTTCCAGCTAAGCTGCCCAACACCTGTCCTCCTAATAAGAAGTGATCTGCACCATGGGTAGAGTTGTTGCGGCCGCTGTTTACAGCGCCGGTAAGAAAGTCTCGGATATCACCCTCGACGAAGGCGCGGCCTGGGCCGCCAAACCCGACCACTTTGTGTGGATCGGCCTCGAGGAACCCAGCGCCCTGGAGCTCTCCAACCTGCAGCGCCAGTTCAACCTGCACGAACTGGCCATTGAAGACGCCCTGGAAAAACACAGCCGCCCCAAGCTGGAAACCTTTGGCGACGCGCTGTTTATCGTCACCTACTCACCGGTGCGCGAGAACGGCAAGCTGGAGTTTATCGAGACGCATATTTTTGCCGGCAAGGGTTACATCATCACCGCACGCAACGGCCACTCGGCGTCCTACGGCTTTGTGCGTCAGCGCTGTGAGGCGCGGCCGCTGTTGCTGGAACATGGGGAAGATTTCGTACTGTATGCGCTGCTGGATTTCGTCACCGAAAACTACCAGCCGGTGAGCGAGGCGATCCACGCCGAGATCGATGAGCTGGAGCGCAACGTCCTGTGCAGCTCGTTGAGCGAGCGCGATATCCAGAAGATCCACGGCCTGCGCCGCGACGTGCTGCGGCTTAAACGTTACGTGGCGCCGATGGTGGAGATCAGCCAGGAATTGCAGAAGCTGAGCTTCCCGTTTATCGACAAGAACATGCGCCCCTACTTCCGTGATGTGCAGATCCACGTCACACGGCAGATGGAAGACCTGACCACCCTGCGCGATATCGCCAGCCAGACCATCGAGATCGGTGTGCTGCTTGAGGCCTCGCGTCAGAGCGTGGTGCAGCGCAAGTTTGCCGCGTGGGCGGCGATCCTGGCGTTCCCCACCGCAGTGGCGGGGATTTATGGGATGAACTTCGAGAACATGCCCGAGCTGAAATGGCACTACGGCTATTTTGCGGTGATCGGGCTTATTGCCGTGGGGTGCACCAGCCTGTGGGCGAGCTTCAAGCGCTCTGGTTGGCTTTAACGTCCGCCTCAGGCTTGTGCGCCACAAAGCGCATCATCCATTCCGCCACGGTTGCACCGTGGTGCTCGCGATCGAGACTGGCGACGCCGTTGGTGTAGATTTTTTCACCCAGCGTCGTCTGCAGAATCTCCAGCAGCTCGCGGGAATAGTCCTGAATAAACTCCGGATGCCCCTGGAAGCACAGCACCTGGTCGCCGATGTGATAGGCGGCGAACGGGCAGAAATCGCTGGAAGCGATGACGGTGGCGTTGTCCGGCAAACGGGTGACCTGGTCCTGATGGCTGATCAACAGCGTCAGCTCCGGCACTTCAGGGCTCATCCACGGAGCCTGGGTATCGAGCTTGTAATCGTGGATGCCCATGCCCCAGCCTTGGCTCGCGCGTTCGGCCTTGCCGCCGAGCAGCAACGCCAATAGTTGATGACCGAAACAGATGCCCAGCAGCTTGTCGCCACGCTCATAGCGCTGGAGCAGGTAAGTCTTAAGGGTCTGGATCCAGGGGTCGGTGCCGAAGGAATCGGCCTTGCTGCCCGTGACGAGGTAGGCATCGAACACCTCATCGTCGGACGGGTATTCGCCCTGCACCACGTTGTACACGACAAACTCGGCGGCAATCGGCTGCTTGGAAAACAGGCGCTTGAACATCTGCCCGTAACCTTGGTACTGATCGATCAAGCCTGGACGCAGGATATCGGTTTCCAGGATGCAGACGCGTAGCGACATAAAAAATACCTGACACGGCGATGGGAATATTGAACACCCAGAGCCTGCCTTGAAACACCCGGTCAAGGCAAGCCCTGCACATATCCAAAACCGTCAGAATGTCGCGTTCTGTGCCGCTTTCTCCAATAACAGCATCGGCGGCGAAAACCGCGGCCCATAGTGTTCAGCCAAATAACGCGCGCGCGCGATGAAATCGTGCAAGCCATAGGCGTT encodes the following:
- a CDS encoding ParB N-terminal domain-containing protein; the protein is MGNLSTTTATTSTTAKVTIAQLCRSKDFQVRAKLCFHTVQRYATAIKAGQELPPLQVALVDGVPCLVDGYHRAEALDYLGYVEAEAVITETTRHEAQWMAATANLTHGLPLKTRELREVFRVYIRTGRHKMGRGRLKSYREIAQDLGRPHTTIRGWMEKDFKKLFNQYGDANRRAKGDEDIIRALPPPRNAWVAIDHLDAVRNAFQETACAESREAIRVYLKALSDDLLADWKNRMADF
- a CDS encoding ribonuclease H — its product is MTTYIAYVDGACPNNGKPNAKAGWGAYITNPQGDTLEVAGPVPSDQRQTNSRAELLAPLMALRRCKPGASITIVSDAQYVVKGAMEWLEGWKARGWRKSDKTPVEHRDLWELLDQEMLKREIRFHWVKGHNGDPGNERADMLACRGANGEYVHELTMAGETA
- a CDS encoding BRO family protein, whose amino-acid sequence is MNQVQNFAFGQMDVRVIEQNGQPWFLASDVCHALTLTNASVACKGLAPDEYSKFNLGQRGLTSALVVSESGLYKLIMRSDKPEARAFQDWVTRVVLPAIRKDGAYVLGEEKVVTGELSEDELVMRAMNIMSRKVDRLTQERDQLASMSAVQAAHIERIAPAAEVGQALARRKALGIVDFCRKLPGVSINAVQTRLYDMQYLHKKPGHWTPYAKFKGVLFDETFTADGYSKVVVLEAGRHVPHALLEQPRLQGQARELV
- a CDS encoding site-specific integrase, giving the protein MTRPTLDSRGVYQFRRKVPKHLIAVVGKVDWKRSLSTRDPDVALRRARAVSEECAQVFALAQGIYDGGVRLDASDVQQLAARWFREELSQLEATGEYWRWLVEETDDALSAQSGEPIGGYFSTFQSVVSVDSAADVSRLTLPFINSMLEVNKLPPTVVGTALHAQLAEAFWSHLCDLSTLCLARSNSSGRYVAAPMIAPVAPLSFERASATKVEGRTLLAVWEAYKTDRLASKGAATATTLNDYRGIVQHFVELFGDIPVSSFTNELAQEYRLKLARTPVSKGVGIRGIDAVQQIALADAQDLPRISPATTQKRLRVMSSILAFAKDMGWIQVNPIVDSGVSKRVSRDINKAGGSRRRKDYTRDEIKTILSSPVFVADWKPQLTDLGRALYWMPLLAAYTGARQNELAQLYVRDVRQATGGIYYLSILNDESDDDDGRRVKSVSSRRDVPLHRDLLELGFGAYVDSLPSAGQLFPRLAQDAGGKFGQSFGRHWGPYLVKVVGLDSPAAPMHGFRHAFKTMCRGAGIPDDVHEAITGHSGGTVGRSYGSMPLTRMAEELNKFPRLALEAGLLK
- a CDS encoding crotonase/enoyl-CoA hydratase family protein — translated: MSELIAYHLEDGIATLTLSNGKVNAISPAVVSEFNAALDQAEKDRAVVVITGTPGILSGGYDLKVMTAGPKEAISLVTSGSTLARRLLSHPFPVIVACPGHAVAKGAFLLLSADYRIGVEGPFSIGLNEVAIGMTMHHAGIELARDRLRKSAFHRSVINAEMFDPQGALQAGFLDKVVAPEELHAAALEAARQLKKINMNAHKHTKLKVRKALLEALDEAIIQDQGHILS
- a CDS encoding 1-acyl-sn-glycerol-3-phosphate acyltransferase; the protein is MLFLLRMLLMGLHFMVAGVLGIVIGVCRPFNPDNSRLCARLYARPAMWILRLNVKADVDSLRNKPGTCVVIANHQSNYDLFVCGNVVPHRTVCIAKKSLKWVPLFGQLFWLAGNVLIDRGNAHKARRAMLTTTHTLQHEDTSIWVFPEGTRNLGKGLLPFKKGAFHMAIAAGVPIVQVCVSNYVTHMKLNRWNSGDVLIRSLPPIPTAGLSADDVPALMQACQAQMDACIAAMDLELQSDVTIELPSS
- a CDS encoding magnesium and cobalt transport protein CorA, with the translated sequence MGRVVAAAVYSAGKKVSDITLDEGAAWAAKPDHFVWIGLEEPSALELSNLQRQFNLHELAIEDALEKHSRPKLETFGDALFIVTYSPVRENGKLEFIETHIFAGKGYIITARNGHSASYGFVRQRCEARPLLLEHGEDFVLYALLDFVTENYQPVSEAIHAEIDELERNVLCSSLSERDIQKIHGLRRDVLRLKRYVAPMVEISQELQKLSFPFIDKNMRPYFRDVQIHVTRQMEDLTTLRDIASQTIEIGVLLEASRQSVVQRKFAAWAAILAFPTAVAGIYGMNFENMPELKWHYGYFAVIGLIAVGCTSLWASFKRSGWL
- a CDS encoding amidotransferase, giving the protein MSLRVCILETDILRPGLIDQYQGYGQMFKRLFSKQPIAAEFVVYNVVQGEYPSDDEVFDAYLVTGSKADSFGTDPWIQTLKTYLLQRYERGDKLLGICFGHQLLALLLGGKAERASQGWGMGIHDYKLDTQAPWMSPEVPELTLLISHQDQVTRLPDNATVIASSDFCPFAAYHIGDQVLCFQGHPEFIQDYSRELLEILQTTLGEKIYTNGVASLDREHHGATVAEWMMRFVAHKPEADVKANQSA